From a region of the Balaenoptera musculus isolate JJ_BM4_2016_0621 chromosome 15, mBalMus1.pri.v3, whole genome shotgun sequence genome:
- the HMOX2 gene encoding heme oxygenase 2 isoform X1 encodes MSAELETSEGVDEPEKKSSGAPEKENHTRMVDLSELLKEGTKEAHDRAENTQFVKDFLKGNIRKELFKLATTALYFTYSALEEEMDRNKDHPAFAPLYFPTELHRKAALIKDMEYFYGEDWEEQAQCSEATRKYVERIHYVGQDEPELLVAHAYTRYMGDLSGGQVLKKVAQRALKLPSTGEGTQFYLFENVDNAQQFKQLYRARMNALDLNLKTKEKIVEEANKAFEYNMQIFSELDQAGSLLAKETLEDGLPVHDGKGDVRKCPYYAAKQDKGALEGSSCPFRTVLAVLSKPSLQFILAASVALAAGLLAWYYM; translated from the exons ATGTCAGCGGAACTGGAGACCTCAGAGGGGGTGGATGAGCCGGAGAAAAAGAGCTCTGGGgccccagaaaaagaaaaccacaccag GATGGTGGACCTCTCCGAGCTCCTGAAGGAAGGGACCAAGGAAGCACATGACCGGGCAGAAAACACCCAGTTTGTCAAGGACTTCTTGAAAGGCAACATCAGGAAGGAGCTGTTTAAG CTGGCCACCACTGCACTGTACTTCACATACTCGGCACTTGAGGAGGAGATGGACCGGAACAAGGACCACCCAGCCTTTGCCCCCTTGTACTTCCCCACGGAGCTGCACCGGAAGGCGGCGCTGATCAAGGACATGGAGTATTTCTATGGTGAGGACTGGGAGGAGCAGGCGCAGTGCTCCGAGGCCACCCGGAAGTACGTGGAGCGGATCCACTACGTGGGGCAGGATGAACCAGAGCTGCTGGTGGCCCACGCCTACACCCGCTACATGGGGGACCTCTCAGGGGGCCAGGTGCTGAAGAAGGTGGCCCAGCGGGCCCTGAAACTCCCCAGCACAGGGGAAGGGACCCAGTTCTACCTGTTTGAGAATGTGGACAATGCACAGCAGTTCAAGCAGTTATACCGGGCCAGGATGAACGCCCTGGACCTGAACCTGAAGACCAAAGAGAAGATCGTGGAGGAGGCCAACAAGGCCTTCGAGTACAACATGCAG ATATTCAGTGAACTGGACCAGGCTGGCTCCTTGCTGGCCAAAGAGACCCTGGAGGACGGGCTCCCTGTGCACGATGGGAAAGGAGATGTGCGGAAATGCCCCTACTACGCTGCTAAACAAGACAAAG GTGCCCTGGAGGGCAGCAGCTGCCCCTTCCGAACAGTCCTGGCTGTACTGAGCAAGCCCAGCCTCCAGTTCATTCTGGCCGCCAGCGTGGCCCTGGCTGCCGGCCTCTTGGCCTGGTACTACATGTGA
- the HMOX2 gene encoding heme oxygenase 2 isoform X2 translates to MVDLSELLKEGTKEAHDRAENTQFVKDFLKGNIRKELFKLATTALYFTYSALEEEMDRNKDHPAFAPLYFPTELHRKAALIKDMEYFYGEDWEEQAQCSEATRKYVERIHYVGQDEPELLVAHAYTRYMGDLSGGQVLKKVAQRALKLPSTGEGTQFYLFENVDNAQQFKQLYRARMNALDLNLKTKEKIVEEANKAFEYNMQIFSELDQAGSLLAKETLEDGLPVHDGKGDVRKCPYYAAKQDKGALEGSSCPFRTVLAVLSKPSLQFILAASVALAAGLLAWYYM, encoded by the exons ATGGTGGACCTCTCCGAGCTCCTGAAGGAAGGGACCAAGGAAGCACATGACCGGGCAGAAAACACCCAGTTTGTCAAGGACTTCTTGAAAGGCAACATCAGGAAGGAGCTGTTTAAG CTGGCCACCACTGCACTGTACTTCACATACTCGGCACTTGAGGAGGAGATGGACCGGAACAAGGACCACCCAGCCTTTGCCCCCTTGTACTTCCCCACGGAGCTGCACCGGAAGGCGGCGCTGATCAAGGACATGGAGTATTTCTATGGTGAGGACTGGGAGGAGCAGGCGCAGTGCTCCGAGGCCACCCGGAAGTACGTGGAGCGGATCCACTACGTGGGGCAGGATGAACCAGAGCTGCTGGTGGCCCACGCCTACACCCGCTACATGGGGGACCTCTCAGGGGGCCAGGTGCTGAAGAAGGTGGCCCAGCGGGCCCTGAAACTCCCCAGCACAGGGGAAGGGACCCAGTTCTACCTGTTTGAGAATGTGGACAATGCACAGCAGTTCAAGCAGTTATACCGGGCCAGGATGAACGCCCTGGACCTGAACCTGAAGACCAAAGAGAAGATCGTGGAGGAGGCCAACAAGGCCTTCGAGTACAACATGCAG ATATTCAGTGAACTGGACCAGGCTGGCTCCTTGCTGGCCAAAGAGACCCTGGAGGACGGGCTCCCTGTGCACGATGGGAAAGGAGATGTGCGGAAATGCCCCTACTACGCTGCTAAACAAGACAAAG GTGCCCTGGAGGGCAGCAGCTGCCCCTTCCGAACAGTCCTGGCTGTACTGAGCAAGCCCAGCCTCCAGTTCATTCTGGCCGCCAGCGTGGCCCTGGCTGCCGGCCTCTTGGCCTGGTACTACATGTGA
- the CDIP1 gene encoding cell death-inducing p53-target protein 1, producing the protein MSNEPPPPYPGGPTAPLLEEKSGAPPTPGRTSPAVMQPPPGMSLPPADIGPPPYEPPGHPMPQPGFIPPHVNADSTYMPPGFYPPPGPHPPMGYYPPGPYPPGPYPGPGGHTATVLVPSGAATTVTVLQGEIFEGAPVQTVCPHCQQAITTKISYEIGLMNFVLGFFCCFMGCDLGCCLIPCLINDFKDVTHTCPSCKAYIYTYKRLC; encoded by the exons ATGTCGAATGAGCCACCCCCTCCTTACCCTGGGGGCCCCACAGCCCCCCTTCTGGAGGAGAAAAGTGGAGCTCCGCCCACCCCAG GCCGCACCTCCCCAGCTGTGATGCAGCCCCCACCGGGCATGTCACTGCCCCCTGCAGACATTGGTCCCCCACCCTATGAGCCGCCGGGTCACCCAATGCCCCAGCCTGGCTTCATCCCCCCACATGTGAATGCAGACAGCACCTACATGCCTCCAG GTTTCTACCCTCCTCCAGGCCCCCATCCACCCATGGGCTACTACCCACCAGGGCCCTACCCGCCAGGGCCTTACCCTGGCCCTGGGGGCCATACGGCCACGGTCCTGGTCCCTTCAGGGGCTGCCACCACAGTGACAGTGCTGCAGGGAGAGATCTTTGAGGGTGCACCCGTGCAGACGGTGTGTCCCCACTGCCAGCAGGCCATCACCACCAAGATCTCCTACGAGATTGGCCTGATGAACTTCGTGCTGGGCTTCTTCTGCTGCTTCATGGG GTGTGACCTGGGCTGCTGCTTGATCCCCTGCCTCATCAACGACTTCAAGGATGTGACGCACACGTGCCCCAGCTGCAAAGCCTACATCTACACGTACAAGCGCCTCTGCTGA